CGACATTGGTTTATCATCAAATCTCTTCAAATTCGACTCAAATCCATTATCAGCCTCATAATAATTATTACTATGAACTTCAAAAACTGGAGAAATCCTCAATTTCTTTCTTCCTCCGCTTCGACGACCTTTCTTCATAGATGAGCTCTTCATGAACGCAGAACTTGCTTTTACAGCTAACGCAGCCATATCTGATGCTGTTAATCGGTATTTCAACCGACTCTTTTCAAGTACGAAATAAATCTGACCTAATTGAATCTCTTCCTCAGAACCCAAAGCTTTTACATAATCGTCGTAGAGTAAATGATCCGAATTACAAAGTATACATGAATTCGACGAATCTAATTGATTTAAAACGTGATATACTCTTACAGGAGCTGAATATTGTGTTAAATTCCCATTCAATGATATCACTTTCGCTGACGATAATGCTTGATTTTCTGAATAATCAATCGATGATGAAAAACATAAACCCATTTCCAAAATCTTTTGCTGATGATGACCGAAGCTTTGAGCTGTATGTGTAAACAGATTACAGGAGGATTCTAGAACAAGTTATTtgagagagagaagaaggaaacggAGAATAATGAATGCGATAATGGGGGGAAGAATGTGAAGTATTTAAAGGAGGTTTTCGAGgagagagaaaatgaagaagaagtggGGAGGAAGTCAGGAACAGGCGTCATTCACACCATCATTAACGAAATTCAGTTAAAAAAAGTACGGGAAAATTTAACGCAGTTTATTTTAATGCCTGCACGTATACCATGACGTGGAAATCTTACTTGTGCTGGAATTATTACGAGAAATAGAATGTTTCTTTTGACTAAATGTTGTGTTTGACTTTTACAGTCTGTTCTTATTGGTTGAATACAGATAAAACCGGAGTCAAGTTACTGTACGCGCTAACGAAAAGTGCGTTGAGAAAGACACGAGCTGGTTCGTATTCGTATATGGTTGGCATTTATTCGGACACTTTTTCACGGGTACACAATAGAGGCTTGTTGTTGTTGCTTGTTTTGGACCTACCTTTTTGGCAAAGTCACCGTTTTGAGTTTCTTCTTATAGATTGTCTGCGAACGTTAATGAAAGGCTAAACTTCAAACCAGCAGAATCACCAACTTTGACACTTTCAAGTGATGAGATCGGTCGAGTGGTCTCAGTTGGAGATGGGATTGAATAACGAAAGAAGTCGACAAAGTAAAATGAGTTCAAGAAGGAAATTGTCTCTATATAGAAGGATTCCGAAATAGAAGAGTTCAATCTAGAAGCCACTACACGGACTTCAAGTTCTGACAATCTGACTTGAACTCTCACCTGCTCTGTCCCCAACAACGAAGAAAAAGAAAGCTACAAACGGGGCATTTTCGGGGAGTAGCCCAGCCTGCTTCAAGGTGGTTCTTCCTAACCTACTACTTTCCATGCATATAATATGTATTTAGGTATGCCGTCTTGGTAAATAAAACCGTTTCCTTCGGTATCTATATGTGTGATGTGGAAGAGTTTCTATTGGATCAGGAACACACTAACACCGTTCTTTAACAGGTAGGTTAGTACTCgtgattagattttttttttctttttttaactgCACAAAGAACAGTCACTTAAGAGCCTTAAGACAATGACATTCTGTCACAAATGTTGGTAACGCCAAATAGTAACATGCAGTAATACGATTTAAGCCTCTAAATGGAATGACCCGAGTGACCTAACTGATGTTGAACACATGCACCTACTTTTAGCCTCAAAGAGTCAAAAACAacgaacataaaaataaaaaataaaaatcaagttgCAACTTGACAACTTGCGTACATTGATTCCAAAATATAAAACGAGAAATACAGGTGTAAAGggtaataagaaaatatatagatTGATTCGACTTGGTCTTATCTACTCCTCCAATTGGATAGACTCGTGTGTGTTTGCTTATTTATATTCGATAATAATCGACTGTGTCTATCACTCCGTATATTCAAATGTTAAAATGCACCTCGTGTAGAATAATTATACATTGCAAATATCCCATGATTCCCATCTATCCTCCTTACTCGTGTTATATATTTGTTGACATGCTAAATTGTAATTTCTTATTAtaaaaaaacataacaaaatgcaGCTGGTTTCATAGTGAGTATGTGAAAGGAAAAACCATTTATATATTTCCAGTTTTATGCAAAACatgcaaaagaaaaaattaagTTTGGATAAGAACGTGACACAAGCATACTACTAACTACAAGAAAAAGTCAAAACCTATTCACCAGCTCGCTTGTAGAGTAGACATAACTCCATGCCATTTACTTTCAAACTTCCCGCCCATGGTTCACATTAGATGCTGGACCAGTTTGCACGAGGATTTTCAAGAAGCTGCTAATTGCCTCAATACTCGGTCTCTATCAACATTAACTGTTTTCAGATTAGGCGATTACAGTATTTTTGAAACTAAGTTGTGCAAAGAATACGGCTGGAAAACCTTCATTGAAGCCGGTACAATTTTAAGCTTAGCTGACAGTATAAAATAAAACGTGCCAGAAAACAAACGGCAATCGGCAATAATTCAAGATTAGGGAACACAGTAAAACATTTTGGCTTGACAAAACATCAGATAAGTGTTGCTGAATAATTGAGCAACAGACAAACAAACGTGTTGTCCTTTGGTGGGAAGGTACACCATCAAAAAAGAAATCCCGAGTCAAAGGAAGAGTAGTGGAACAGTATCTCTTGTGTTCCACGGAATTATATGGTTTGAAGATTTGATTGGTCAGCTGTGATTACGCTCGCACATATGTGAGCTAATAGTGGAGGGCCAGAGTACACGTAGTCTCGTAGCAAGTCACTTGGGATTCTAATTGAGCcagactgattttttttttttttttttgctaggaaaaGAAAGCATCACATTGATTAAAATAGGTTTACACCATTTTCGAGAAAGTAGGGAATACTGGATTCATCCCATTCGCTAGTAACTTTCTCTATACGACTATGCTTAGCAGCTAAGTCTGCAATACTATTAAGATTCCTCTTAAGGTGATTATACCTTATCGAATGAATATCTTTTAAAAGAAATAGACAATCATCTAAAACAGAGCAAGAGGACCAGCTAGTCTGTCCTTTGTTATTATTCAGATAAGCCATAACATTCTTGGCATCACTGATTAAGAAAATGTCCTGGTAGTTTTTGGAGAGGATCCATTTAGCTGCCTATAGAATGGCTAAGCTTTCAGCACCCTCAGGACTAGAAGCAGCACCATCAACTAGTTTGCAGCCCTTGAAAGAACCTGCATGATTCATTGCCACAATGCCAACACCAGAGTTGTTAGTATCCTTGTCAAAAGAAGCATCACAGAAAACAAGTAAGTTGTTTTCAGGCATAGTATTAAGAAAATTATCCTCATTGACAACAACAGTTTGAGGATTAGAAATAACATCATTGACCAAAGAGCTAACAGTCTCATCTGCCAAACTAAGAGCAGTATTGGCAGTGAGTTGAGGGTTCAggggcttgttatcaaaaactttaGAGCACCTGTCTTTCCAAATACACCAAGCTGCAGTGAACACAATAATAGATTTATCTAACAGATTCTTAGTGGAGAGCCATTTAGAAATCCAGTCCTTAAT
This DNA window, taken from Papaver somniferum cultivar HN1 chromosome 3, ASM357369v1, whole genome shotgun sequence, encodes the following:
- the LOC113359706 gene encoding uncharacterized protein LOC113359706; the protein is MRIPVSGCDTLIWPFNKNGILTVKSVYKLLANELPHNFTPNPDLELHKTLWKTPLLPKTQLFLWKCVENILPTGSKLSSYSSNHDNRCKSCNSGVNDTPKHMILHCNFARNVWSNLPAVSHVIAQDLDSDISIKDWISKWLSTKNLLDKSIIVFTAAWCIWKDRCSKVFDNKPLNPQLTANTALSLADETVSSLVNDVISNPQTVVVNEDNFLNTMPENNLLVFCDASFDKDTNNSGVGIVAMNHAGSFKGCKLVDGAASSPEGAESLAIL